In Leptospira ryugenii, one genomic interval encodes:
- a CDS encoding DUF368 domain-containing protein codes for MNGFLIGIANLIPGVSGGTFALILGLYDRLLGAITSITLDTIKITLQFIFGFWQKEKQSSFFSEMKRIDLWFLLFLGLGLLISVVSGAKLIQYLLQNHPAPTLALFIGLILPSLSVPYKLIEKHSFVVWLFLLPGIVLTIVPSFFMGENVGSENPLVALLTGAIAISAMILPGISGSYIMLVLGEYQIVIGKLSTITELSSIVFLMAFGIGCLVGLIVFTHFVKWLFQKYKSHTMTFLLGLILGSFFILWPFKDYANGQTIVGRSGEVKRDIQIATAKNILPQSTEDVWLPLLACLAGIGLGMGMNRLEALNEKEPEKA; via the coding sequence TTGAACGGTTTCCTCATCGGAATCGCAAATCTAATCCCTGGAGTTTCAGGTGGAACTTTTGCTTTAATTTTAGGTCTGTATGATCGGTTGTTAGGTGCTATTACATCCATCACTCTAGATACAATCAAAATCACTTTACAATTTATATTTGGTTTTTGGCAAAAAGAGAAACAATCCTCCTTTTTTTCTGAAATGAAACGCATAGACCTTTGGTTTTTACTCTTTCTGGGACTTGGGCTTTTGATCTCCGTTGTGTCCGGGGCAAAACTCATTCAGTATCTTTTGCAAAACCATCCGGCGCCTACTTTGGCATTGTTTATTGGATTGATTCTACCTTCTCTCTCCGTACCTTACAAATTGATCGAAAAGCATAGTTTTGTCGTTTGGTTATTTTTGCTCCCAGGCATTGTTCTTACTATCGTTCCCTCTTTTTTTATGGGAGAAAATGTTGGGTCTGAGAATCCACTTGTTGCCTTATTAACTGGTGCGATTGCTATATCTGCAATGATCCTGCCTGGCATTTCTGGCTCTTATATAATGTTAGTTCTAGGAGAATACCAAATTGTCATTGGAAAACTTTCCACTATAACCGAACTTTCTTCGATCGTTTTTTTAATGGCCTTTGGTATTGGTTGTTTGGTTGGTCTCATAGTGTTTACTCACTTTGTAAAGTGGCTCTTCCAGAAATACAAATCACATACAATGACTTTTTTGTTAGGATTGATTTTAGGCTCCTTCTTTATCCTTTGGCCTTTCAAGGATTATGCCAATGGACAAACAATTGTTGGGCGATCAGGTGAAGTAAAACGAGACATTCAAATCGCTACTGCAAAAAATATTCTCCCTCAGTCTACCGAAGATGTTTGGTTGCCACTACTTGCTTGTTTGGCGGGAATAGGATTGGGAATGGGGATGAATCGATTGGAAGCTTTAAACGAAAAAGAACCAGAAAAAGCTTAG
- a CDS encoding sodium:proton antiporter: MKKRMVSMLRKLLLVLVLLAMFGFVSTQLFAEDPVVTEPTSVQEETGHSSHGESVHQELPYWSVIPFVAILLSIAILPIASHKTEHWWENNNNKLMLAVGLGSISFIILLVYGYGHNIYHTIIFDYIPFIILLGSLFYISGGIVIKGDIAATPLNNSIFLLIGASLASFIGTTGASMLLIRPLLKTNSERKHVVHTVVFFIFLVSNIGGSLTPLGDPPLFLGYLKGVPFDWTFKLFPEMIFASVILLVVYFIWDTLAYKKESKKDIQRDIKSATPISIGGQVNIIWLLGVVLAVAFLNSNYIPAIKDHPSLGFIREATLILLIVASKFTSKEEFRKYNNFTLHPIQEVAYLFIGIFITMIPALVLLEAHGKELGITERWQFFWATGIFSSVLDNAPTYLTFGSLASGLLTPAGADAWTLGQFIGNAQAEEILKAISVGAVFMGANTYIGNAPNFMVKSVAEENKVKMPSFGGYLAYSMGILVPLFIVITFIFFT; encoded by the coding sequence CTGAAAAAAAGGATGGTGAGCATGTTACGAAAGCTCCTTTTAGTCCTGGTTCTTCTTGCCATGTTTGGATTTGTATCCACACAATTGTTTGCAGAAGATCCAGTAGTTACGGAACCTACCAGCGTACAAGAAGAGACTGGTCATTCTTCCCATGGAGAATCAGTCCACCAAGAGTTACCTTATTGGTCAGTGATCCCATTTGTCGCAATTCTCTTGAGTATTGCAATTTTACCGATTGCTTCTCATAAAACAGAGCATTGGTGGGAGAATAACAACAATAAACTGATGTTGGCGGTTGGCCTCGGGTCCATTTCTTTCATCATATTACTCGTGTATGGGTATGGGCACAACATCTACCATACGATCATCTTTGATTACATCCCTTTTATTATTTTATTAGGGTCTTTGTTTTACATCTCGGGCGGGATCGTGATCAAAGGAGACATCGCAGCGACTCCTCTCAACAATTCTATTTTTTTGTTAATTGGTGCCTCGCTTGCTTCCTTCATCGGAACCACTGGTGCTTCCATGTTACTCATCCGACCTCTATTAAAAACAAATTCGGAACGAAAGCATGTGGTACATACGGTCGTATTTTTTATCTTTCTAGTATCCAATATAGGTGGTTCCTTGACTCCATTAGGTGACCCTCCACTCTTTTTGGGTTATTTGAAAGGTGTTCCATTTGATTGGACATTTAAACTTTTTCCTGAGATGATCTTTGCCTCCGTAATCCTTTTGGTAGTTTATTTTATCTGGGATACTCTTGCTTACAAAAAAGAGTCCAAAAAAGACATCCAAAGAGATATAAAATCGGCAACACCAATTTCAATTGGGGGACAGGTAAACATTATATGGTTGTTAGGCGTCGTTCTTGCAGTTGCCTTTCTAAATAGCAATTACATCCCTGCAATCAAAGACCATCCATCCCTCGGTTTCATCCGTGAAGCGACTTTGATCCTTTTGATTGTAGCAAGTAAGTTTACTTCCAAAGAAGAGTTCAGAAAGTACAATAACTTTACACTCCACCCTATCCAGGAAGTAGCTTATCTCTTCATTGGTATTTTCATTACCATGATACCTGCTCTCGTTCTACTTGAAGCACATGGCAAAGAACTTGGCATTACAGAGCGTTGGCAATTCTTTTGGGCGACTGGGATATTCTCATCGGTCTTGGACAATGCACCTACGTACTTAACGTTCGGTTCTTTGGCATCAGGGCTTTTGACTCCTGCGGGTGCTGATGCATGGACGTTGGGCCAATTCATAGGCAATGCACAAGCAGAAGAGATATTGAAAGCAATTTCGGTTGGCGCTGTGTTTATGGGTGCAAATACCTATATCGGTAATGCGCCCAATTTTATGGTGAAATCGGTCGCTGAAGAAAATAAAGTTAAAATGCCGTCATTTGGAGGCTACTTGGCTTATTCAATGGGAATCCTAGTTCCATTGTTCATTGTAATCACCTTTATCTTCTTCACCTAA
- a CDS encoding YdcF family protein: MALKRSTKRKHWLCLWLFVYGFSNAWVANFLISSLEKQNPPIPMEDVPVVETIVVLGGMINPLGIHSERVEVTDAADRLIDAVRLYRNGKAKFILFSGGSGLLFSPELKEAERAKRILLDLGIPESRILLEDQSRNTFENAKFSKEKLLLQKRETSLLVTSAFHMPRAKACFEKQGVAVFAYPTDYRALNLNASAFDLWVPSLVYWELSTIATKEWIGIWAYRFKAYMD, from the coding sequence TTGGCACTGAAAAGATCCACAAAACGAAAGCACTGGCTTTGCCTTTGGCTATTTGTGTATGGTTTTTCCAATGCTTGGGTTGCGAACTTCCTAATTTCATCACTCGAAAAACAAAACCCTCCTATTCCTATGGAAGATGTACCCGTTGTAGAAACGATAGTCGTGTTAGGCGGAATGATCAACCCACTGGGAATCCATTCCGAACGTGTCGAAGTAACGGATGCAGCAGACCGATTGATCGATGCCGTTCGCCTCTACCGGAATGGAAAGGCCAAATTTATTTTGTTTTCAGGCGGATCTGGACTTCTGTTTTCTCCTGAGCTAAAGGAGGCTGAGAGGGCAAAACGCATCCTCTTGGACCTAGGGATTCCAGAAAGTCGTATCCTATTAGAAGACCAATCGAGAAATACCTTTGAGAATGCAAAGTTTTCCAAGGAAAAACTCCTCCTCCAAAAAAGGGAAACAAGCCTACTTGTGACATCGGCCTTCCATATGCCAAGAGCCAAGGCATGCTTTGAAAAGCAAGGAGTGGCAGTGTTTGCCTATCCCACAGACTACAGAGCTCTCAACCTAAATGCATCGGCTTTTGATCTTTGGGTTCCCTCCCTGGTCTATTGGGAGCTTTCTACCATCGCAACCAAAGAATGGATCGGGATCTGGGCCTATCGTTTCAAGGCTTACATGGATTAG